The proteins below come from a single Rosa rugosa chromosome 2, drRosRugo1.1, whole genome shotgun sequence genomic window:
- the LOC133731707 gene encoding root phototropism protein 2 isoform X2, translated as MASLAQNNSRLSIAMERTGQWIFSQDIPADVVVEVGEANFSLHKFMLVAKSNRIRQLILESAEPDLTRIDLSNIPGGPETFEKAAKFCYGVNFEITVHNVAALRCAAEYLQMTDKYCDNNLTGRTEDFLTQVALSSLSGAIVVLKSCEDLTPIAEELKIVQRCVEVVTSKVTIEANFPSRSPTNWWTEELSILDIDFFGRVITSMKQRASKTLTVSSAIVTYAERWLRDLIRDHSGAGTKSLESDDSDIRIRQRELIQSIVPLLPSEKAALPINFICCLLRSATFVKASTATKNELEKRISAILEHVTVDDLLVLSFSYDGERLFDLESVRRIISGFAEREKSVAVFNAGDFREVCSAAMLRVAKIVDAYLGEIATCTELSISKFNGIAVLIPKGARKVDDDLYRAVDIYLKSHPNLDEIEREKVCSVMDALKLSYEARLHASQNKRLPVQIVLHALYFDQLKLRSGEDEDDMQMDAVSTRNQVQADVSLAKENEALRTELLKMKMYISDIKKTGSGVGASAATTSSGKGGGPRKPTFFSSVSKKLGKLNPFKNGSKDTLNIDDCVDVTKPRRRRFSIS; from the exons ATGGCTTCCCTTGCCCAAAACAACAGCAGGCTTTCCATAGCCATGGAGCGAACTGGCCAATG GATTTTCTCTCAAGATATCCCTGCAGATGTAGTAGTCGAAGTTGGCGAAGCCAATTTCTCCTTACACAAG TTCATGCTAGTGGCCAAGAGCAACCGGATTAGGCAACTGATATTGGAATCGGCCGAACCAGACCTGACCCGAATCGACCTCTCCAACATTCCTGGAGGACCGGAGACGTTCGAGAAGGCAGCCAAGTTCTGCTACGGCGTCAACTTCGAAATCACAGTCCACAACGTAGCGGCTCTCCGATGCGCCGCCGAGTACCTCCAAATGACCGATAAGTACTGCGATAACAACCTTACCGGCCGTACGGAAGATTTCCTCACTCAGGTGGCCTTATCCAGCCTCTCCGGCGCCATTGTCGTTCTCAAATCATGCGAAGACCTCACTCCCATCGCTGAAGAACTCAAAATCGTTCAGAGATGTGTGGAAGTAGTCACTTCCAAG GTTACAATCGAGGCAAACTTTCCGAGCCGGTCTCCGACGAACTGGTGGACGGAGGAGCTATCAATTTTGGACATTGATTTCTTTGGGAGAGTAATAACATCCATGAAACAACGTGCTTCGAAAACTCTGACCGTATCGAGTGCGATCGTTACATACGCCGAGAGATGGCTCCGGGATCTGATCCGGGACCACTCCGGCGCCGGCACCAAGTCCTTGGAGTCCGACGACTCCGACATCAGAATCCGGCAGCGGGAGCTTATACAATCCATAGTGCCTCTCCTTCCTTCCGAGAAGGCCGCTCTGCCGATCAACTTCATCTGCTGCCTTCTCAGATCAGCGACGTTCGTCAAGGCCTCGACGGCGACCAAGAACGAGCTAGAGAAGCGGATCTCGGCGATCTTGGAGCACGTAACCGTCGACGACCTGCTGGTCCTGTCGTTTTCTTACGACGGCGAGAGGCTGTTCGATCTGGAGAGCGTGAGGAGGATTATCTCGGGATTCGCGGAGAGGGAGAAGAGCGTGGCGGTTTTTAACGCCGGTGACTTCAGGGAGGTGTGCTCCGCTGCAATGCTCAGAGTTGCTAAGATTGTGGATGCGTATCTCGGCGAGATAGCCACTTGTACTGAGCTTAGCATATCCAAGTTTAATGGCATCGCCGTCCTCATCCCCAAAGGCGCGCGTAAAGTCGACGACGACCTCTATCGTGCCGTTGATATTTACTTGAAG TCTCATCCGAACCTTGATGAGATAGAGAGGGAGAAAGTGTGCAGTGTAATGGATGCATTGAAGTTGTCATACGAAGCGAGATTGCATGCTTCGCAAAATAAGCGTTTGCCTGTACAGATTGTGCTGCATGCGCTCTATTTCGACCAGCTCAAGCTGAGGAGCGGTGAAGACGAGGACGACATGCAAATGGATGCTGTATCGACCAGAAATCAGGTACAGGCCGACGTGTCGTTGGCTAAGGAGAATGAGGCACTGCGAACAGAGctgttgaagatgaagatgtaCATTTCGGACATAAAAAAGACTGGAAGTGGTGTAGGTGCAAGTGCAGCAACGACGTCGTCTGGGAAAGGCGGTGGGCCTAGAAAGCCGACGTTTTTCTCGTCGGTGTCGAAGAAACTGGGAAAGTTGAATCCGTTCAAAAATGGGTCTAAGGACACCTTGAACATTGATGATTGTGTGGACGTTACCAAGCCTAGAAGAAGAAGGTTTTCCATCTCTTAA
- the LOC133731707 gene encoding root phototropism protein 2 isoform X4, protein MDFLSRYPCRCSSRSWRSQFLLTQVAKSNRIRQLILESAEPDLTRIDLSNIPGGPETFEKAAKFCYGVNFEITVHNVAALRCAAEYLQMTDKYCDNNLTGRTEDFLTQVALSSLSGAIVVLKSCEDLTPIAEELKIVQRCVEVVTSKVTIEANFPSRSPTNWWTEELSILDIDFFGRVITSMKQRASKTLTVSSAIVTYAERWLRDLIRDHSGAGTKSLESDDSDIRIRQRELIQSIVPLLPSEKAALPINFICCLLRSATFVKASTATKNELEKRISAILEHVTVDDLLVLSFSYDGERLFDLESVRRIISGFAEREKSVAVFNAGDFREVCSAAMLRVAKIVDAYLGEIATCTELSISKFNGIAVLIPKGARKVDDDLYRAVDIYLKSHPNLDEIEREKVCSVMDALKLSYEARLHASQNKRLPVQIVLHALYFDQLKLRSGEDEDDMQMDAVSTRNQVQADVSLAKENEALRTELLKMKMYISDIKKTGSGVGASAATTSSGKGGGPRKPTFFSSVSKKLGKLNPFKNGSKDTLNIDDCVDVTKPRRRRFSIS, encoded by the exons ATG GATTTTCTCTCAAGATATCCCTGCAGATGTAGTAGTCGAAGTTGGCGAAGCCAATTTCTCCTTACACAAG TGGCCAAGAGCAACCGGATTAGGCAACTGATATTGGAATCGGCCGAACCAGACCTGACCCGAATCGACCTCTCCAACATTCCTGGAGGACCGGAGACGTTCGAGAAGGCAGCCAAGTTCTGCTACGGCGTCAACTTCGAAATCACAGTCCACAACGTAGCGGCTCTCCGATGCGCCGCCGAGTACCTCCAAATGACCGATAAGTACTGCGATAACAACCTTACCGGCCGTACGGAAGATTTCCTCACTCAGGTGGCCTTATCCAGCCTCTCCGGCGCCATTGTCGTTCTCAAATCATGCGAAGACCTCACTCCCATCGCTGAAGAACTCAAAATCGTTCAGAGATGTGTGGAAGTAGTCACTTCCAAG GTTACAATCGAGGCAAACTTTCCGAGCCGGTCTCCGACGAACTGGTGGACGGAGGAGCTATCAATTTTGGACATTGATTTCTTTGGGAGAGTAATAACATCCATGAAACAACGTGCTTCGAAAACTCTGACCGTATCGAGTGCGATCGTTACATACGCCGAGAGATGGCTCCGGGATCTGATCCGGGACCACTCCGGCGCCGGCACCAAGTCCTTGGAGTCCGACGACTCCGACATCAGAATCCGGCAGCGGGAGCTTATACAATCCATAGTGCCTCTCCTTCCTTCCGAGAAGGCCGCTCTGCCGATCAACTTCATCTGCTGCCTTCTCAGATCAGCGACGTTCGTCAAGGCCTCGACGGCGACCAAGAACGAGCTAGAGAAGCGGATCTCGGCGATCTTGGAGCACGTAACCGTCGACGACCTGCTGGTCCTGTCGTTTTCTTACGACGGCGAGAGGCTGTTCGATCTGGAGAGCGTGAGGAGGATTATCTCGGGATTCGCGGAGAGGGAGAAGAGCGTGGCGGTTTTTAACGCCGGTGACTTCAGGGAGGTGTGCTCCGCTGCAATGCTCAGAGTTGCTAAGATTGTGGATGCGTATCTCGGCGAGATAGCCACTTGTACTGAGCTTAGCATATCCAAGTTTAATGGCATCGCCGTCCTCATCCCCAAAGGCGCGCGTAAAGTCGACGACGACCTCTATCGTGCCGTTGATATTTACTTGAAG TCTCATCCGAACCTTGATGAGATAGAGAGGGAGAAAGTGTGCAGTGTAATGGATGCATTGAAGTTGTCATACGAAGCGAGATTGCATGCTTCGCAAAATAAGCGTTTGCCTGTACAGATTGTGCTGCATGCGCTCTATTTCGACCAGCTCAAGCTGAGGAGCGGTGAAGACGAGGACGACATGCAAATGGATGCTGTATCGACCAGAAATCAGGTACAGGCCGACGTGTCGTTGGCTAAGGAGAATGAGGCACTGCGAACAGAGctgttgaagatgaagatgtaCATTTCGGACATAAAAAAGACTGGAAGTGGTGTAGGTGCAAGTGCAGCAACGACGTCGTCTGGGAAAGGCGGTGGGCCTAGAAAGCCGACGTTTTTCTCGTCGGTGTCGAAGAAACTGGGAAAGTTGAATCCGTTCAAAAATGGGTCTAAGGACACCTTGAACATTGATGATTGTGTGGACGTTACCAAGCCTAGAAGAAGAAGGTTTTCCATCTCTTAA
- the LOC133731707 gene encoding root phototropism protein 2 isoform X1: protein MFHRAYIVKKFNSYDDDLACALFYRIFSQDIPADVVVEVGEANFSLHKFMLVAKSNRIRQLILESAEPDLTRIDLSNIPGGPETFEKAAKFCYGVNFEITVHNVAALRCAAEYLQMTDKYCDNNLTGRTEDFLTQVALSSLSGAIVVLKSCEDLTPIAEELKIVQRCVEVVTSKVTIEANFPSRSPTNWWTEELSILDIDFFGRVITSMKQRASKTLTVSSAIVTYAERWLRDLIRDHSGAGTKSLESDDSDIRIRQRELIQSIVPLLPSEKAALPINFICCLLRSATFVKASTATKNELEKRISAILEHVTVDDLLVLSFSYDGERLFDLESVRRIISGFAEREKSVAVFNAGDFREVCSAAMLRVAKIVDAYLGEIATCTELSISKFNGIAVLIPKGARKVDDDLYRAVDIYLKSHPNLDEIEREKVCSVMDALKLSYEARLHASQNKRLPVQIVLHALYFDQLKLRSGEDEDDMQMDAVSTRNQVQADVSLAKENEALRTELLKMKMYISDIKKTGSGVGASAATTSSGKGGGPRKPTFFSSVSKKLGKLNPFKNGSKDTLNIDDCVDVTKPRRRRFSIS, encoded by the exons ATGTTTCACCGTGCCTATATAGTTAAGAAATTCAATTCTTATGATGATGATCTTGCATGTGCTTTATTTTACAGGATTTTCTCTCAAGATATCCCTGCAGATGTAGTAGTCGAAGTTGGCGAAGCCAATTTCTCCTTACACAAG TTCATGCTAGTGGCCAAGAGCAACCGGATTAGGCAACTGATATTGGAATCGGCCGAACCAGACCTGACCCGAATCGACCTCTCCAACATTCCTGGAGGACCGGAGACGTTCGAGAAGGCAGCCAAGTTCTGCTACGGCGTCAACTTCGAAATCACAGTCCACAACGTAGCGGCTCTCCGATGCGCCGCCGAGTACCTCCAAATGACCGATAAGTACTGCGATAACAACCTTACCGGCCGTACGGAAGATTTCCTCACTCAGGTGGCCTTATCCAGCCTCTCCGGCGCCATTGTCGTTCTCAAATCATGCGAAGACCTCACTCCCATCGCTGAAGAACTCAAAATCGTTCAGAGATGTGTGGAAGTAGTCACTTCCAAG GTTACAATCGAGGCAAACTTTCCGAGCCGGTCTCCGACGAACTGGTGGACGGAGGAGCTATCAATTTTGGACATTGATTTCTTTGGGAGAGTAATAACATCCATGAAACAACGTGCTTCGAAAACTCTGACCGTATCGAGTGCGATCGTTACATACGCCGAGAGATGGCTCCGGGATCTGATCCGGGACCACTCCGGCGCCGGCACCAAGTCCTTGGAGTCCGACGACTCCGACATCAGAATCCGGCAGCGGGAGCTTATACAATCCATAGTGCCTCTCCTTCCTTCCGAGAAGGCCGCTCTGCCGATCAACTTCATCTGCTGCCTTCTCAGATCAGCGACGTTCGTCAAGGCCTCGACGGCGACCAAGAACGAGCTAGAGAAGCGGATCTCGGCGATCTTGGAGCACGTAACCGTCGACGACCTGCTGGTCCTGTCGTTTTCTTACGACGGCGAGAGGCTGTTCGATCTGGAGAGCGTGAGGAGGATTATCTCGGGATTCGCGGAGAGGGAGAAGAGCGTGGCGGTTTTTAACGCCGGTGACTTCAGGGAGGTGTGCTCCGCTGCAATGCTCAGAGTTGCTAAGATTGTGGATGCGTATCTCGGCGAGATAGCCACTTGTACTGAGCTTAGCATATCCAAGTTTAATGGCATCGCCGTCCTCATCCCCAAAGGCGCGCGTAAAGTCGACGACGACCTCTATCGTGCCGTTGATATTTACTTGAAG TCTCATCCGAACCTTGATGAGATAGAGAGGGAGAAAGTGTGCAGTGTAATGGATGCATTGAAGTTGTCATACGAAGCGAGATTGCATGCTTCGCAAAATAAGCGTTTGCCTGTACAGATTGTGCTGCATGCGCTCTATTTCGACCAGCTCAAGCTGAGGAGCGGTGAAGACGAGGACGACATGCAAATGGATGCTGTATCGACCAGAAATCAGGTACAGGCCGACGTGTCGTTGGCTAAGGAGAATGAGGCACTGCGAACAGAGctgttgaagatgaagatgtaCATTTCGGACATAAAAAAGACTGGAAGTGGTGTAGGTGCAAGTGCAGCAACGACGTCGTCTGGGAAAGGCGGTGGGCCTAGAAAGCCGACGTTTTTCTCGTCGGTGTCGAAGAAACTGGGAAAGTTGAATCCGTTCAAAAATGGGTCTAAGGACACCTTGAACATTGATGATTGTGTGGACGTTACCAAGCCTAGAAGAAGAAGGTTTTCCATCTCTTAA
- the LOC133731707 gene encoding root phototropism protein 2 isoform X3, with protein MCFILQDFLSRYPCRCSSRSWRSQFLLTQVAKSNRIRQLILESAEPDLTRIDLSNIPGGPETFEKAAKFCYGVNFEITVHNVAALRCAAEYLQMTDKYCDNNLTGRTEDFLTQVALSSLSGAIVVLKSCEDLTPIAEELKIVQRCVEVVTSKVTIEANFPSRSPTNWWTEELSILDIDFFGRVITSMKQRASKTLTVSSAIVTYAERWLRDLIRDHSGAGTKSLESDDSDIRIRQRELIQSIVPLLPSEKAALPINFICCLLRSATFVKASTATKNELEKRISAILEHVTVDDLLVLSFSYDGERLFDLESVRRIISGFAEREKSVAVFNAGDFREVCSAAMLRVAKIVDAYLGEIATCTELSISKFNGIAVLIPKGARKVDDDLYRAVDIYLKSHPNLDEIEREKVCSVMDALKLSYEARLHASQNKRLPVQIVLHALYFDQLKLRSGEDEDDMQMDAVSTRNQVQADVSLAKENEALRTELLKMKMYISDIKKTGSGVGASAATTSSGKGGGPRKPTFFSSVSKKLGKLNPFKNGSKDTLNIDDCVDVTKPRRRRFSIS; from the exons ATGTGCTTTATTTTACAGGATTTTCTCTCAAGATATCCCTGCAGATGTAGTAGTCGAAGTTGGCGAAGCCAATTTCTCCTTACACAAG TGGCCAAGAGCAACCGGATTAGGCAACTGATATTGGAATCGGCCGAACCAGACCTGACCCGAATCGACCTCTCCAACATTCCTGGAGGACCGGAGACGTTCGAGAAGGCAGCCAAGTTCTGCTACGGCGTCAACTTCGAAATCACAGTCCACAACGTAGCGGCTCTCCGATGCGCCGCCGAGTACCTCCAAATGACCGATAAGTACTGCGATAACAACCTTACCGGCCGTACGGAAGATTTCCTCACTCAGGTGGCCTTATCCAGCCTCTCCGGCGCCATTGTCGTTCTCAAATCATGCGAAGACCTCACTCCCATCGCTGAAGAACTCAAAATCGTTCAGAGATGTGTGGAAGTAGTCACTTCCAAG GTTACAATCGAGGCAAACTTTCCGAGCCGGTCTCCGACGAACTGGTGGACGGAGGAGCTATCAATTTTGGACATTGATTTCTTTGGGAGAGTAATAACATCCATGAAACAACGTGCTTCGAAAACTCTGACCGTATCGAGTGCGATCGTTACATACGCCGAGAGATGGCTCCGGGATCTGATCCGGGACCACTCCGGCGCCGGCACCAAGTCCTTGGAGTCCGACGACTCCGACATCAGAATCCGGCAGCGGGAGCTTATACAATCCATAGTGCCTCTCCTTCCTTCCGAGAAGGCCGCTCTGCCGATCAACTTCATCTGCTGCCTTCTCAGATCAGCGACGTTCGTCAAGGCCTCGACGGCGACCAAGAACGAGCTAGAGAAGCGGATCTCGGCGATCTTGGAGCACGTAACCGTCGACGACCTGCTGGTCCTGTCGTTTTCTTACGACGGCGAGAGGCTGTTCGATCTGGAGAGCGTGAGGAGGATTATCTCGGGATTCGCGGAGAGGGAGAAGAGCGTGGCGGTTTTTAACGCCGGTGACTTCAGGGAGGTGTGCTCCGCTGCAATGCTCAGAGTTGCTAAGATTGTGGATGCGTATCTCGGCGAGATAGCCACTTGTACTGAGCTTAGCATATCCAAGTTTAATGGCATCGCCGTCCTCATCCCCAAAGGCGCGCGTAAAGTCGACGACGACCTCTATCGTGCCGTTGATATTTACTTGAAG TCTCATCCGAACCTTGATGAGATAGAGAGGGAGAAAGTGTGCAGTGTAATGGATGCATTGAAGTTGTCATACGAAGCGAGATTGCATGCTTCGCAAAATAAGCGTTTGCCTGTACAGATTGTGCTGCATGCGCTCTATTTCGACCAGCTCAAGCTGAGGAGCGGTGAAGACGAGGACGACATGCAAATGGATGCTGTATCGACCAGAAATCAGGTACAGGCCGACGTGTCGTTGGCTAAGGAGAATGAGGCACTGCGAACAGAGctgttgaagatgaagatgtaCATTTCGGACATAAAAAAGACTGGAAGTGGTGTAGGTGCAAGTGCAGCAACGACGTCGTCTGGGAAAGGCGGTGGGCCTAGAAAGCCGACGTTTTTCTCGTCGGTGTCGAAGAAACTGGGAAAGTTGAATCCGTTCAAAAATGGGTCTAAGGACACCTTGAACATTGATGATTGTGTGGACGTTACCAAGCCTAGAAGAAGAAGGTTTTCCATCTCTTAA
- the LOC133734062 gene encoding uncharacterized protein LOC133734062: protein MNSADSPDCNPIRSHKKKTPSSNSSITPDPLSRLKPTKIRRIRTKMGRRPAVPTPAALRRRFCSPISHRLVKKMLECVKQLQKKNKLRKHSNTVTIDSIYKKNFLSLNSVLEAVIVDIFVLPGNLVTEEL from the exons ATGAACTCAGCCGACTCGCCGGACTGCAATCCGATCCGCAGCCACAAGAAGAAGACCCCCTCCTCAAATTCATCGATTACTCCAGATCCGCTCTCTCGCCTGAAACCGACGAAGATTCGTCGGATCCGAACAAAAATGGGGCGGAGACCTGCAGTGCCTACTCCAGCGGCGTTACGGCGGCGATTTTGCTCTCCGATCTCTCACAG GCTTGTGAAGAAAATGCTAGAATGCGTGAAGCAATTGCAAAAGAAGAATAAGCTAAGGAAGCATTCGAACACTGTGACCATTGATTCCATTTACAAGAAGAATTTCTTGTCCTTGAATAGTGTGTTGGAAGCAGTGATTGTCGACATTTTTGTTCTCCCTGGTAATCTGGTGACTGAGGAACTGTAG